The window GCACTGGGATGAGCAGGCACTCACGGCTCTTATCACCCGGTGTAGACTGAAACAGCATTTCCTGCTCGGAGCTGTCAGTGTCCTGGGGTTTGACCTGCGGCTACAGGCTCAAGGGATCGTCCTTGAAAAAGAGGTACTCGAAACATCCGCTATTGAAGGAGAGCTGCTTGACCCGGAAGGTGTCCGCTCCTCGGTAGCCCACAGGCTCGGTTTAGCAGGAGTCGGCTTACGTCCCTCGGATCGAAAAACTGACGGAGCCGTAGATGTTCTGCTGGATGCAGCCAGGCACTTCAACACTCCCCTTTCCGAAGAACGGCTCAAGGGCTGGCACGCAGCTCTGTTTCCTGACGGATATTCCGGTTTTCACCGCATAATCACCGGCGACTGGCGACAGCAGGAGATGGAGATCGTTTCCGGGCCGGAAGGGCGACAACAGGTGCATTACAAGGCACCTCTGCCGGATGCTGTCCCGGAGGAGATCAGGCTTTTTCTCTGTTGGCTGAACGGACCTGCGCATACGGACGGACTCATCAGAGCAGCACTTGCTCATTACCGCTTTGTCGTTATTCATCCTTTTGATGACGGCAACGGCAGGATCGCCCGTGCTTTGACCGACATGGCCCTGGCGCAGGATGAAGGTTCTGCGGTCAGATTCTACAGCCTTTCCAATCAGATCATGCAGAACCGGGATGCGTATTATGCCGTTCTGGGGCGTTGTTCAAACGGAGCAGGGGATGTTACCCCCTGGCTGGAGTGGTTTTTACGGAGTTTTGAGCAGGCTGTCGTCAATTCGCAGGAACTCATTAACTCTGTTGTAGTCAAAGCCGGTTTCTGGCAGGAATTTGCCGGGACAGAACTGAATCCGCGACAAAAAAAAGTAGTCAACGCCCTGCTTGATGCGGGGAAAGGAAATTTTGAAGGGTATCTGGCTGCAAGAAAATATAGATCTCTGGCAAAGACGAGCAAGGCAACGGCTTCCCGTGACTTGGAGGATCTTGTCGGAAAGGGTGTACTGCGGCGGTTGGACGGCGGCGGGAGGAGTACAAAATACGATCTCTGCTGGGAGAGATTCGAGTCAGTAGGGTTATCCGTCCCTGGATAATGATGAGGTGGTGGGCAGTATTATACAGAGCGGGCAGGAGTGGTCTTTTGCCTGAATACTAATTTCTGCGACCTGACAACGCCCGCAACACAGCTTTCGGTTCCTTTGCCACAACATTCAGCAGTACACGCGCCGGACCTCGCGGAGTGCGGTCACCCCGTTCCCAGTGGCGAAGTGTCCCCAAGCTGATACCAAAGGCGGAAGCGAATTCCGCCTGGGTCATTCCTATATGCTGACGAACCGCCTTCACATCCGGCTGTGCAACCTCATGCACAACAGCCTTTATCGGTTTTCCTTTCGCGAAATCAATAGATTCACGTAGTCCCTGCTGAATACTCTCAAATGCGCTACTCATCTCACACCTCCTCTTTGTTTACTTCCATATGTCGCCAGCAATTCTTCGGTTAATTTGGCCAGCATATTCCGCTCCGCTTTGCTGATGTTCGCCTTTTCCGATTTTCCGAACAAGGTCAGCAGAAACAACGGGTATTGCTCACTGTGAAAATAGTAGATAACCCGGACACCGCCGCTTTTTCCCGTACCTTCCCGTTTCCAGCGCAGTTTCCGAATGCCGCCAGTACCCTGCAGGAGTACACCCGCCTCCGGATTAGCTGCAAGATATCGGATCAAATTTTCCCGCTCCGGGTTACGCAGCAATTTTTCCGCACGTCGGATAAATTCCGGGAGTTCGACTACTGTGTTCATAAGGATATTGTAATCCATTGGATTACTCTTGACAAGAGGAGAGGTGCCTTGGCGTAACAAAGCTCAGTGAGAGAAAAGCGACTTTCTGGCGATTTCCCCGCTGTGCCCTCTAATTCTGCACGGTTCCCGTGTCCGCAATGCAACCCGGCAGAATTCTGATCGGGATTTTCTGATCATCGCTGATCATCCGCTGGACCGAGAGATCATAACAAAGCTGAAGAATGGGCTGTATGATATTGAGTTGGAAAATGATGAGGTGGTGAACAGTATTATACGGAGCAGGCAGGAGTGGGTAACTAATCACAGGGTATCGAAACTAAAAGAATTAGTAGCGGCCCTTTCCGTAATCTGCTAGAGTTACATTCACTATAATGTAATCTCTTTTTTCGTGACATATCCAATTTTGCCCTGATGTCCGCTGATAATCCTCTACCCGACGATCTCAAAATAACCGAAGTCGATCTTGCCGCCACTCCTCCGGCAGTATTGGATCTGGTGCGGATTCTTGCTGCCGAGAATGCTGCATTGCGCAAGCGGGTAGAAGAGCTGGAAGCCAAGCTCGGAGAGAATTCATCAAATTCCAATAAGCCACCGTCTTCCGATTCTCCCTACGATGAAAAAGGGAAACTGAGGACAAGAAAAAGAAGGGGCAAGGATCGCAGAAACCACCCAAAAAGCGCAAAGGATCACGGCAGAAATTCATGTCGCCCACGGAAACGCAGGATGTAACGCCCTCCACCTGTTCCTGTGGCTGCAGCAGCTTCAAAAATCTCGAACCATACTATACCCACCAGCACATTGAACTCCCCGAAATCGTGATGTCGGTCATTCATTTCACCCTGTATAAAGGGGAATGCACTGGCTGCGGAAAAACCGGTAAAGGATACGTTCCCGGAGAATTCCAGGCTGGCTTCGGTCCGAGATTCACAGCCCTGGTCGGCGAGATCAGCGGCATTGACGGCAATAGCCGCGAAACCGTTCAGACGTTCTGCTCTTCTGTCCTCGGTGTCCCCGTCAGCCTTGGAGCTATACAAAAAATTATTGATCGGGCCTCGGCAGCGGTCAAACCGCATTATGAAACCATACGGGACGTAGCCCGAAGCCAGGATGTCAATTATCTCGACGAAACCACCTGGAAAAAAGGCGGCAAACTCCACTGGCTGTGGGTTATGACCAATTCGACGGTCGCCTATTTCATGATTCATCGACACCGATCCAGGGAAGCCTTTGAACAGCTTATCGGTATCTGGGAAGGTATTCTGGTCAGTGACGGTTACAGGCTCTATCAAAGCTGGGTCAATGGCCGCCAAACCTGCCTTGCCCATCTGATACGCAGAGCACAAGGACTATCCGAGCGTGATGACCCGGAGCTTGCCAAATGCGGAAAATGGGCTGCCGCCGAACTGAGACGGTTGTGTAAGATGGCGAAGGATCCACCAACTCAGGGTGAATGGTCATCATTTTATGCCCGGCTTTGCCGACTTATTGCGCTGTATCGCGACTGCGACAGTGATGCGGGGAAGTTTGTCCGCCATATTGAGAATGAAATGGATTCACTTTTTACCTTCCTGTTTGAGGAGGGCGTGGACCCCACCAACAATTTTGCTGAACGAATGATTCGCTTCGCCGTGCTCTGGCGAAAACGCAGCCAGGGAACAAAGAGCGACAAAGGAAATCGATGGGTTGAGCGAATTCTCTCGCTGCGCCAGACATGCAGACTGCAAGGCAAATCCACGTTTGAGGTGCTCACCGATGCTGTGCGTTCTTATTTCAGGCAACAGACTCCTGACTTAGACTGGATCAGACAGGCCGCTTGAGCTACCCTGTGATTAGTTACAGGAGTGGTCTTCGCCTGCATACGATGCGTTGCCGTTCAAAGAGGCGGTGGAGAGAGATTTGGGTTATGAACTTGCAACTAATTCTACTTTGGGGATCATGTTAGCAACTATCTGATAATATTAAGAAGGATAAAAAAGGAGCTTTTTAAATATTTTGCAAAAATCAGTTAGTTATACTTATGGTCGCCAAAGTAGAACTAAGTAACCGTTCACTCCCCTCTGATACTTTACGTTCATTTTGAGAGAACTAACTGAATTCTCGTTTTGAGAATCAGAATCACGGGAGTGGGTGTGAACGATTACGTCCTTTACGACTTGAGAACTCCTGAAGAAACGGTAATTATGGTTTTGAAGATGTTCCTGATACGGGTTGACCTCTCCGGTATTTGTTTTGTATTCGGAATAACCGAAGAAACTGCTTTGATGTGGCTCAAAAGGGCGGCCCGACAGGCTGACACTATCAATGCTCAACTGATGCGTAATCTTCCAGTGACAGAGATACAGCTTGATGAGATGTGGAATTTCATCAAACGGAAATGTGCAGAGGACTGTATGGCTGGAGGAGAGAGCCCTGAAAGCAGTGAAGATGGTCGTCAATGGATTTGGATCAGTTTCGCTGCTGAGTTTCGCCTCATACTGACCACTTTTGTCGGGCCTCGAACCTCTGAAAGCGCCCTGAGGCTGATTGAGAAAACGGCTGAGATGGTCAAGGGGGTTCCATGTTTTTTTAGCGATGGATTCAGTAGTTATCTTTCGGCCCTGATCGCTGTATATCATCAGATTGTTACTTTTCCGCATACAGGTAAGAAAGGTCGTCCGAAGGAGCCGGTTGAGGAACCACATTCTGATCTTGTTTACGGTCAGATTATCAAAGAGAAAAAAAGCGGTCGTCTCAAGGCGTTAAAAACGCGTGTTCTCTGTGGAGCAGAACGACTTGAAAAACTCGGTCTCAAGATTAGCACCAGCTTGATTGAACGTTTGAATCTAACCCTGCGTCAGTCCTTGGCACCATTGGTTCGAAAGGGCTTGGGGTTTTGTAAAAACCGGGAACTGATGCGAAGACGGGTGACGTTTTTTCAGGTGTTCTACAACTTTTCACGGCCTCATCAGAACTTGCGGGTTCCTTTACCGGAGAATCAACGGTATTCCCAAGGAGCGATCCATACAAAATGGCTTCGTCGAACACCCGGTATGGCTGCCGGAATTACAGACCATATTTGGTCTTTTCGAGAGCTACTGACCGTTAAATTTGAGTCAGTTCATAATCAAAGTATTAGTGGGTGAGCACCAGAAGCTGAGAGAATCGATAAATTGTAAGCCAATCAGCCGAATCAGGGGAGAAAACATTTGTAAAATGATATGCGATTAGCGAAGTAAATACGATTGCGGCCAAACCAACTTTTAACTGTGACTCGTTGCGCATAGAATCTCCCTAAAGTAGCATCATTACACAAGTAGAAGTTTTTCATGCTACCATGAATCCACGAAAAGCGTAAACAGAAACCTCATTGCAGAACTACCCCTGATACCTATCCCTCAACCCATCCCCGGTCAGGTTGAAGGCCAGGGCAGTGAGCATAATGGCAATGCCGGGATACAGGGAGAGGTGTGGGGCACTGAGGATGAAGTCTTTGCCCTCCATGAGCAGAGTACCCCATTCCGGGGTGGGCGGCTGGGCTCCGAAGCCGAGGAAGCCCAGGGCGGAGACCGCAAGAATGGCCTTGGCCAGGCCGATAGTTGCCAAGACTATGACTGAGGGCAGGCAGGCGGGCAGGATATGGCGCAGCACGATGCGGATGCCGGAGACCCCGGAGATTCGGGCTGCTGCCACGTAATCCCGTTCTTTCACTGACAGGGTGATGCCCCGGACAAGGCGGGCATAGCGCATCCAACTCACCGAGGACAGGGCCAGGATCATGTTGACGGTACCTGGCCCCATCAACCCGGCCACGGTCATGGCCGCAATCACCTCGGGGAAGGAGAAAAAGATGTCGGTGAGGCGCATGAGTCCTTCATCGGCAATGCCGCCGCTGTAGCCGGAGGACAGGCCCACGCTCAGGCCCAGCAGACAGGATACCGCAACCACGGCAAGACTGAGTCCCACTGAGATATGGGCCCCGGCCAGAATGCGGGAAAGGAGGCAGCGGCCCAGGGTGTCGTTGCCCAAAGGGTAGGTCCAGGAAGGCGGAGCCAGCCGCAGGTTCATATCAGTGTGCAGAGGATCATGCGGGGCCAGGACAGTCCCGAACAGGGTGATGCAGAGCACTACGGCCACTATGAGCAGGGCTGCGGTCAGAACCGGATTGGCTGTTGCTTTTTTGAGATACTTCTTCAAGGCAGTCCGTGATAATCAGAGCCTGATGCGCGGGTCCAGCAGGCGGTAGGTCAGATCGGTGAGCAGGTTGATGGAGACAAAGACGAGCACGCAGAACAGCACCAATCCCTGAATAAGCGGGTAATCCTGGTTGCTCACTGCGCTGACCATCAGCTCGCCCAGACCGGGCCAGGCAAACACGGTTTCCGTGATCACTGCCCCTTCCAGTATCATGCCGAACTCAATGCCGATGACCGTGACCAGCGGGATCATGGCGTTCCTGAACAGATGCCTGGTCAGGACCAGGCGGCTGTTCACCCCTCTGGCTTGCAGCGCCATGATATGTTCGGCCTGCATGGTCTCGATAATGGCGGAGCGGAGAATCCGGGTGGTGTAGGCGGTCAGGGCCGTGCCCAGCGTGATAGCGGGCAGGATGATGTGCTGCCAGGTGCCGCTGCCGAAGCTGGGCAGCCAGTGCAGGCGCACGGCAAAGAGGAGGATCAGGACCAGGCCGAGCCAGTAATTGGGCATGGAAACCCCGGCCACACTCAGGCTAACACTGAGTAACCGTTCAGACCCCTCTCATTTTTTACGCAGCAAGAGGCAGAGGAGGTACATCCAGCCCCTGACGCCGAGCCGTGATAACCTCGGCGAGATATTTCCACGGACAGGCGTTGCGCTTCCTACACGTATCAATCACGCTCGCAAGTATGGCAAACACATGACTACCTTGACCATTACGGGTACCGTGGCTTAATTTGCGCGCAATAACCCAATGACGTAACGCTTGCTCCGCCTCATTATTGGTCAGGGGCCACGTCGGATTCGACAACACATGAAAAATCGTGTCCCAGTCGTTGAGAAATTCTCTGGACAGCTCGCGTGTTTTTTTATGATCTGAATCGCGATATTTCATGCAGCATTCCTTAAATTCGGCCAGGAATTCTCTGTATATTGGCAAAAGGTCCGTGGGAGGCCCCTCGCGAGCCTTGTAAATTACATCCATCAACTCGGTGAGCACCGCATGGGCCTCGGTGCCGAATGTGCGGGGATCATCGCTCAGGCTCTGTTTCAAACCTTTTGTCTTGCGCAGTAAATGCGCCCAGCAGCG is drawn from Candidatus Electrothrix aestuarii and contains these coding sequences:
- the nikC gene encoding nickel transporter permease, which translates into the protein MKKYLKKATANPVLTAALLIVAVVLCITLFGTVLAPHDPLHTDMNLRLAPPSWTYPLGNDTLGRCLLSRILAGAHISVGLSLAVVAVSCLLGLSVGLSSGYSGGIADEGLMRLTDIFFSFPEVIAAMTVAGLMGPGTVNMILALSSVSWMRYARLVRGITLSVKERDYVAAARISGVSGIRIVLRHILPACLPSVIVLATIGLAKAILAVSALGFLGFGAQPPTPEWGTLLMEGKDFILSAPHLSLYPGIAIMLTALAFNLTGDGLRDRYQG
- a CDS encoding ABC transporter permease, encoding MSVAGVSMPNYWLGLVLILLFAVRLHWLPSFGSGTWQHIILPAITLGTALTAYTTRILRSAIIETMQAEHIMALQARGVNSRLVLTRHLFRNAMIPLVTVIGIEFGMILEGAVITETVFAWPGLGELMVSAVSNQDYPLIQGLVLFCVLVFVSINLLTDLTYRLLDPRIRL
- a CDS encoding IS66 family transposase; the encoded protein is MSPTETQDVTPSTCSCGCSSFKNLEPYYTHQHIELPEIVMSVIHFTLYKGECTGCGKTGKGYVPGEFQAGFGPRFTALVGEISGIDGNSRETVQTFCSSVLGVPVSLGAIQKIIDRASAAVKPHYETIRDVARSQDVNYLDETTWKKGGKLHWLWVMTNSTVAYFMIHRHRSREAFEQLIGIWEGILVSDGYRLYQSWVNGRQTCLAHLIRRAQGLSERDDPELAKCGKWAAAELRRLCKMAKDPPTQGEWSSFYARLCRLIALYRDCDSDAGKFVRHIENEMDSLFTFLFEEGVDPTNNFAERMIRFAVLWRKRSQGTKSDKGNRWVERILSLRQTCRLQGKSTFEVLTDAVRSYFRQQTPDLDWIRQAA
- a CDS encoding type II toxin-antitoxin system RelE/ParE family toxin — translated: MNTVVELPEFIRRAEKLLRNPERENLIRYLAANPEAGVLLQGTGGIRKLRWKREGTGKSGGVRVIYYFHSEQYPLFLLTLFGKSEKANISKAERNMLAKLTEELLATYGSKQRGGVR
- a CDS encoding Fic family protein, which gives rise to MKKYIWQHPDWPDMHWDEQALTALITRCRLKQHFLLGAVSVLGFDLRLQAQGIVLEKEVLETSAIEGELLDPEGVRSSVAHRLGLAGVGLRPSDRKTDGAVDVLLDAARHFNTPLSEERLKGWHAALFPDGYSGFHRIITGDWRQQEMEIVSGPEGRQQVHYKAPLPDAVPEEIRLFLCWLNGPAHTDGLIRAALAHYRFVVIHPFDDGNGRIARALTDMALAQDEGSAVRFYSLSNQIMQNRDAYYAVLGRCSNGAGDVTPWLEWFLRSFEQAVVNSQELINSVVVKAGFWQEFAGTELNPRQKKVVNALLDAGKGNFEGYLAARKYRSLAKTSKATASRDLEDLVGKGVLRRLDGGGRSTKYDLCWERFESVGLSVPG
- a CDS encoding IS66 family transposase, producing MVGPKLTALIVCLSKRMRLSRRRIREFLQDWLRLDLGIGTINQCIHEAGRAASPLSDEFLEEVRESLILFVDETSWKEWGKKQWLWVFTSLKVTFYIIGLRSQKVLDYVLGQTFKGLLMSDGYNAYRKFLNRLRCWAHLLRKTKGLKQSLSDDPRTFGTEAHAVLTELMDVIYKAREGPPTDLLPIYREFLAEFKECCMKYRDSDHKKTRELSREFLNDWDTIFHVLSNPTWPLTNNEAEQALRHWVIARKLSHGTRNGQGSHVFAILASVIDTCRKRNACPWKYLAEVITARRQGLDVPPLPLAA
- a CDS encoding helix-turn-helix domain-containing protein is translated as MSSAFESIQQGLRESIDFAKGKPIKAVVHEVAQPDVKAVRQHIGMTQAEFASAFGISLGTLRHWERGDRTPRGPARVLLNVVAKEPKAVLRALSGRRN
- a CDS encoding DUF6444 domain-containing protein, whose product is MSADNPLPDDLKITEVDLAATPPAVLDLVRILAAENAALRKRVEELEAKLGENSSNSNKPPSSDSPYDEKGKLRTRKRRGKDRRNHPKSAKDHGRNSCRPRKRRM